From the genome of Adlercreutzia equolifaciens DSM 19450:
AACACGGCGATGAAGTCCGTCGAGAAATCCATATCGTCGAGGTCGAACAGGCGCAGCCCGGGGCGCCGGTCGAGCCCGAAGCGCGGCACAAGGGTGCCGGGCGCAACGCCGATGGCGCACCCGAAATCGTGGGCGAAATACTCGGCATGGTCGCGGAAGGGCATCGTCTTGAGCGTGACGCGAGCGCCGTTCGCGGCAAAGCGGTCGGCGACTCCGTCGCGCTCGTAGCTCTGGTGGACGTCGGGCGGCAGGAGCAGGACGGCGCCGTCGAGGTCGGTGGCGTGAATGGTATCGCGTCCGAACAACGGGTTATCCTCGGCCATAAACAAGTGAGTGGTCTCGGCGTTCAGCACGAATCCTGGATGCTCTTTCGTGAGAAGCCGATGTCCTGCCTCGCTGAAGTTCTTGCAGCCTACGACGACGATGTCGTTCTTCCGCTCGCCCAGCGCGTCTACGGTGGCCAAGGGGCCGTTGTCGGTGACGATGTCGATTTTGCCCTCGGGCCACTTTTCGGCGATGCGGTGCCGTGCGCGCAGAAGAGGCGCTTCGAGCCAGGGAAGGTTTGTGGCCGACACGGTAACGGTGAGCAGGTTGTCGGAGAGATCCCGGTATTCGTCGACAACTTCGTCCCATTGCCCCAGCAAGTCGGAAGCTGTGCCGAGGAACCGCCTCCCAAGCGGCGTCAGCGCGGGCTTTCCCCGACCGCGCTCGACGAGCTTGCAGCCCAGTTCATCCTCCAGCTCCGCCAGGTGCTCGCTGAGGGTGGGGCGCGTGGTATAGAGCCGCTTGGCCGCTGCAGAAAAGTTCAATTCATCGGCAATGACGAGGAATTCCTCCAGATAGCGTGTGTTCACGGCGCGTTCCTTCCAAACATGACGGCGAGACGTCCAGTGTCCCACTCATACGGCATGCTGTAAAGATTACTTTACACGTGCGTTGCCAACCTGAACAGAGATGCAAAGGAAACCGACGGCGCTCGCAATTAACCTCCCTCGTTCTCGGCAGGGGCGCCCCTATGATGGAGGAGCGACGAAACCTGAAGGAAAGGGGAGACCTATGAACATCGATCGCAGAACGTTTTTCAAGGGGGCGCTGCTCGGAGGAACGGCTGCTGCAGCGGGACTTGCCGGCTGCGCTCCGAAGGCCGAGATGGCCGATACTGGCGGCAGCGATGCTCGCGACAAGGAACGAGAGGCCTTTGAGGCTGCCGCTGCCC
Proteins encoded in this window:
- a CDS encoding LysR family transcriptional regulator — protein: MNTRYLEEFLVIADELNFSAAAKRLYTTRPTLSEHLAELEDELGCKLVERGRGKPALTPLGRRFLGTASDLLGQWDEVVDEYRDLSDNLLTVTVSATNLPWLEAPLLRARHRIAEKWPEGKIDIVTDNGPLATVDALGERKNDIVVVGCKNFSEAGHRLLTKEHPGFVLNAETTHLFMAEDNPLFGRDTIHATDLDGAVLLLPPDVHQSYERDGVADRFAANGARVTLKTMPFRDHAEYFAHDFGCAIGVAPGTLVPRFGLDRRPGLRLFDLDDMDFSTDFIAVFRDEFVESPHGRVLFDEMKAAVAQGEPGA